In one Phycisphaerae bacterium genomic region, the following are encoded:
- a CDS encoding SPFH domain-containing protein: MTTSSKRAEHIARASLILSIVFFGIVFFVGRWSGFFALSAISWLILSAALIWFVLAIQFHQRALAEQEKLDMGQLAESKQATTIFQAGGERAVMFAVAQRRLDLLEKWFIPIFSAIIAAYQIAIGLYLLKAVQAAAEHEAKQPLVCAACMTAVAFVSFIISRYATGMSAQLQWKPLRAGGSILLGIAILCFALAISLALAQFKIFIVINVIDLIVPILLLAIGAETALNIVFDIYRPRLKGQYAKSAFDSRLLGTINEPGGLFRTAASTIDYQFGFKVSQTWFYKLLEKAIAPLILFAAVTLYLLSCIVVVNPNEEAIIEHFGNPLSETNQVRLAKPGLTFKWPWPIDITYKHPTKMVSEISIGFVPKYKPGTKELDREPLLWGKAHYEKEDLLLVASEQTSSKTAAGAVPVSLIVATVPVQYKIKDLYSFIYNHNEPEKLLESICYHELTRFAASAKIEVNDEASINQSLLGAGRAEAERTLISRIQAAADEAGLGVEIIFLGLQGIHPPPQVAGDYQKVIGAVQKKQALILGAYAERNKVLSALAGSVEDADRLYSLAAKYQQVKEKNQPKEIEKLANDLDSAFAEAKGKIFSTLREAQSYAFEKATLAQATGQRFDSQLKAYRAAKEIYKQEQRLAALEEALENTRKYVVVADQNDTQVFIFDAQDKLTPSLYELSGLQESNKK, translated from the coding sequence ATGACAACATCGTCCAAACGTGCTGAACATATAGCTCGAGCATCCCTGATTTTAAGCATCGTGTTTTTCGGCATCGTCTTTTTTGTGGGCCGATGGAGCGGATTCTTCGCGCTTTCTGCAATCAGTTGGCTTATCCTCTCGGCAGCCCTGATTTGGTTTGTTCTGGCCATTCAGTTTCATCAACGGGCCTTGGCCGAGCAGGAAAAGCTCGATATGGGCCAATTGGCCGAGAGCAAGCAGGCCACCACCATATTCCAGGCAGGGGGGGAACGGGCTGTTATGTTCGCTGTTGCCCAGCGCCGGCTTGATTTGCTCGAAAAATGGTTCATTCCCATATTCTCCGCAATTATAGCCGCTTACCAGATAGCCATTGGGCTGTACTTATTAAAAGCTGTCCAGGCCGCTGCCGAGCACGAGGCGAAGCAGCCTTTAGTTTGTGCCGCTTGTATGACGGCCGTGGCGTTCGTCAGCTTCATAATTTCCCGCTATGCCACGGGTATGTCGGCACAACTGCAGTGGAAACCCTTAAGGGCCGGCGGCAGTATCTTGCTCGGTATAGCTATTTTGTGTTTCGCGCTGGCTATTAGCCTGGCGTTGGCACAATTCAAGATTTTCATTGTGATTAATGTAATCGATCTTATTGTCCCTATCCTGCTGCTCGCCATTGGTGCAGAAACCGCTCTGAACATCGTCTTCGATATCTACCGCCCGAGGCTAAAAGGCCAATATGCCAAAAGCGCTTTTGACAGCAGACTGCTTGGGACTATAAATGAGCCGGGCGGATTATTCCGAACAGCCGCAAGCACCATCGATTACCAGTTCGGTTTTAAAGTTTCTCAAACATGGTTTTATAAACTCCTCGAAAAAGCAATAGCACCTTTGATTCTTTTTGCTGCGGTTACACTGTATCTGTTGAGTTGTATCGTAGTAGTGAACCCGAACGAAGAGGCAATAATAGAGCATTTCGGCAATCCCTTAAGCGAAACCAACCAGGTTAGACTTGCCAAGCCCGGACTGACTTTCAAATGGCCCTGGCCCATCGATATCACCTATAAGCATCCCACGAAAATGGTTTCAGAAATCAGCATAGGTTTTGTCCCGAAGTACAAACCAGGCACCAAAGAGCTTGACCGTGAACCGCTGCTGTGGGGTAAAGCTCATTACGAAAAGGAAGACCTTTTGCTGGTCGCCAGTGAACAGACAAGTTCCAAGACGGCCGCCGGAGCTGTCCCCGTAAGTCTCATAGTTGCTACCGTTCCCGTTCAATACAAAATAAAAGATTTGTATTCTTTCATTTATAACCATAACGAGCCGGAAAAGCTGCTTGAGTCTATCTGTTATCACGAGCTTACCCGGTTCGCAGCCAGTGCAAAGATTGAAGTGAATGACGAAGCCAGTATAAATCAGAGCCTGCTTGGAGCCGGCCGTGCCGAAGCTGAGCGTACTTTAATCAGCCGCATTCAGGCCGCTGCTGACGAAGCCGGCCTAGGTGTTGAAATCATATTTTTGGGCCTTCAGGGGATTCACCCACCGCCCCAAGTCGCAGGAGACTATCAAAAGGTTATTGGGGCCGTTCAAAAGAAACAGGCACTTATCCTCGGTGCTTATGCAGAGCGCAACAAAGTTTTGAGCGCCCTCGCAGGTTCTGTAGAGGACGCTGACAGGCTTTATAGTCTCGCAGCCAAATACCAGCAGGTTAAGGAGAAAAATCAGCCCAAGGAAATCGAAAAACTTGCCAATGATTTGGATTCGGCCTTCGCAGAAGCAAAGGGCAAGATATTCAGCACATTACGAGAAGCGCAAAGCTACGCTTTTGAGAAAGCAACACTTGCTCAGGCGACGGGACAGCGATTCGACAGCCAGCTTAAAGCCTACAGGGCCGCAAAAGAGATTTATAAACAGGAACAGAGATTAGCGGCTTTGGAGGAGGCTCTTGAGAACACACGAAAATATGTTGTGGTCGCCGACCAGAATGATACACAGGTTTTTATATTCGACGCTCAGGACAAACTAACGCCGAGTTTATATGAATTAAGCGGTCTTCAGGAGAGTAACAAAAAATGA
- a CDS encoding ABC transporter permease subunit encodes MHKKLFTIAKNTFIETLRQPVYAVIIFAALFLFFISPSLTMYTMSDDNKLLREVGLSTLFLASLFIAIFSASGAVAEEIENKTITTVLTKPVQRPIFIIAKFFGVSAAVALAHYICTIALLMAIRHGVMLSVNDTTDWTVVGTAAVVFAAAFLLSAFFNYVYDWKFSSTAIVLLGMFATVGIIFLYFIDRNWQFNPKDNGINTLDVYGAILLLLAALIIVALAVAFSARFNIMVTLSACIGIFLLGLISDYTFGRFAETQLWAQIGRLLVPNLQVFWISDAIYEGSEVPLKYILISASYASCYTIGILALAVAFFQRRQVG; translated from the coding sequence ATGCATAAGAAATTATTTACAATAGCTAAAAACACCTTTATAGAGACATTAAGACAGCCCGTCTACGCCGTAATAATCTTCGCGGCCCTGTTTTTATTCTTTATAAGTCCATCCCTGACTATGTACACAATGAGCGACGACAATAAACTTTTGCGAGAAGTAGGGTTATCTACGCTGTTTTTGGCCAGTTTGTTCATAGCAATATTTTCCGCATCCGGGGCCGTGGCCGAGGAAATCGAAAATAAGACGATAACCACCGTCCTTACTAAGCCGGTGCAACGTCCGATATTCATTATTGCGAAGTTTTTTGGTGTTTCTGCCGCAGTGGCTCTGGCACATTATATCTGTACTATCGCCCTACTGATGGCAATCAGGCATGGCGTAATGCTATCGGTGAATGATACGACCGACTGGACGGTTGTAGGCACAGCGGCGGTTGTGTTTGCGGCGGCATTTTTGTTAAGTGCTTTTTTCAACTATGTTTATGACTGGAAATTTTCGTCAACGGCCATCGTACTGCTTGGTATGTTTGCTACGGTCGGCATCATATTTCTATATTTTATAGACCGAAACTGGCAATTTAACCCAAAGGACAACGGCATAAATACGCTGGATGTCTATGGGGCGATATTGCTGTTGTTAGCTGCCCTTATAATTGTGGCTCTGGCGGTGGCGTTTTCTGCCCGTTTTAATATTATGGTAACGCTCTCAGCCTGTATTGGGATTTTTTTGTTGGGTCTTATAAGCGATTACACGTTCGGCAGGTTCGCAGAAACGCAATTGTGGGCCCAAATAGGCAGGCTTTTGGTGCCGAATTTGCAGGTTTTCTGGATAAGCGATGCGATTTACGAGGGCAGTGAAGTGCCTCTGAAGTATATACTAATAAGCGCTTCTTATGCCTCGTGCTATACGATAGGTATTCTTGCTTTAGCTGTTGCTTTCTTCCAGCGCCGGCAGGTAGGATAA
- a CDS encoding PEP-CTERM sorting domain-containing protein, protein MSTRRRKNYYIVPSLVISILVVMALPAPALCETLTTEILISGTINGEALAGTGTSILNLDNGYANTTIQFTSIPTSFDIVAYGKSWKTKHHPKKPPVFALAANFDDLSPTGYSFETTIMYDGGLGILVNTGQVVPTAWNEDRYELDVQGTYSGYLGGVGIQAFGGRFENVISVPGDIFMTDTEVIDFGNGNTLGLTETGTFTLFSGATLPVDPQFLIFDEVIVSFDPSSGILNLDTQALFVPEPTTLFLFGLGGLLFRRRKRA, encoded by the coding sequence ATGTCTACTCGACGAAGAAAAAATTATTATATTGTGCCTTCCCTTGTCATCAGTATCTTAGTTGTGATGGCTCTTCCTGCACCTGCCTTATGTGAAACCTTAACTACAGAAATACTTATCTCAGGCACGATCAATGGTGAAGCCTTGGCCGGGACCGGTACAAGCATTTTGAATTTGGACAACGGCTATGCGAATACAACGATCCAGTTTACCTCGATTCCCACATCTTTCGACATAGTCGCGTATGGAAAGTCGTGGAAGACTAAGCATCATCCGAAGAAGCCCCCGGTATTTGCGTTAGCCGCCAACTTTGATGACTTGAGTCCAACCGGTTATAGTTTCGAAACCACTATTATGTATGATGGCGGATTAGGCATACTTGTTAACACGGGGCAGGTAGTGCCGACTGCTTGGAACGAGGACCGCTACGAACTCGATGTCCAAGGGACATATTCCGGCTATTTAGGTGGTGTCGGCATCCAAGCATTTGGTGGAAGATTTGAGAACGTGATTAGTGTACCAGGCGATATATTCATGACAGATACTGAAGTTATCGACTTCGGCAACGGCAATACACTCGGTCTCACGGAAACTGGGACTTTTACGCTTTTCTCAGGGGCGACTCTGCCGGTTGACCCGCAATTCTTGATTTTTGATGAGGTGATCGTTTCATTCGATCCCAGTAGTGGGATATTGAACCTAGATACTCAGGCACTGTTTGTGCCCGAACCCACTACACTTTTTCTGTTTGGTTTGGGCGGTTTGCTGTTTCGCAGAAGAAAACGTGCATAA
- a CDS encoding N-acetyltransferase yields MKVRSAKITDAKAIHSLINFYAEENKMLFRPMADIYENLQSFLVAELDGRVVGCCALQVIWSDLAEIKSLAVEEANTNKGIGKSLVAAAVEKAVLLGAPQVVALTLYPEFFQKLGFEVIQMDKLPMKVWSDCARCSKQQNCDEIAVIKTLSC; encoded by the coding sequence ATGAAGGTACGCAGTGCAAAAATTACCGATGCCAAAGCCATTCATTCTCTGATTAATTTTTATGCGGAAGAGAATAAGATGCTGTTCCGGCCAATGGCTGACATTTACGAGAACCTGCAATCTTTTTTGGTTGCTGAATTAGACGGCAGGGTGGTGGGCTGCTGCGCCCTGCAGGTAATATGGTCAGACCTGGCAGAGATAAAATCGCTGGCAGTCGAGGAAGCAAACACCAATAAGGGAATTGGCAAATCGCTCGTGGCGGCCGCTGTTGAAAAAGCTGTTCTGCTCGGCGCACCGCAGGTTGTTGCTCTTACATTATATCCTGAGTTCTTTCAAAAGCTTGGCTTTGAAGTGATACAAATGGACAAACTGCCTATGAAGGTCTGGAGCGATTGTGCCAGATGCTCCAAGCAGCAAAATTGCGATGAAATAGCGGTTATTAAGACCCTATCTTGTTAA
- a CDS encoding beta-hydroxyacyl-ACP dehydratase → MLIVTMAGIMRFILIDKVVLLETGKMIKTVKGVSLAEEYLADHFPTFPVLPGVFLLEGLIESASWLVREAENFAHSMILLEEARNVKYKSFAAPGAQIEYTVQAKTLEENISGFAGFGVSGGQQIVEAKFGLRHFNLADKDSAMAATDAKIIENMKKRWELLR, encoded by the coding sequence TTGCTTATAGTTACAATGGCCGGGATTATGAGATTTATACTCATTGATAAGGTTGTTTTGCTGGAAACAGGCAAAATGATAAAGACGGTCAAGGGCGTTTCTCTGGCCGAAGAATATCTGGCGGACCATTTTCCGACATTTCCGGTGCTGCCGGGTGTGTTTCTACTGGAAGGGTTGATTGAGTCAGCGTCTTGGCTGGTCCGGGAGGCGGAAAATTTTGCCCACAGTATGATATTGCTTGAAGAAGCGAGAAATGTAAAGTATAAGAGTTTCGCGGCGCCCGGTGCCCAGATAGAATATACAGTCCAGGCAAAAACACTAGAAGAGAACATCAGTGGTTTCGCCGGCTTTGGTGTGTCAGGCGGCCAGCAGATTGTGGAAGCAAAATTTGGATTAAGACACTTTAACCTTGCCGATAAGGATTCCGCGATGGCGGCGACCGATGCGAAAATAATCGAAAATATGAAGAAACGATGGGAACTGCTAAGATAA
- a CDS encoding acyl carrier protein, producing MAMSRDEIFQEVQEVLVDALGVDNDEVTTGATLMGDLGAESIDFLDIVFRLEKAFGIKIPREELFPAESLMSNPAFISNGKLTGAGLVELREKMPHTDLATFENDPDINKLGDLFTVGAIVNYIDTKLNAA from the coding sequence ATGGCAATGAGTCGGGATGAGATTTTTCAGGAGGTTCAGGAAGTTCTGGTTGATGCGCTGGGGGTTGACAATGATGAGGTTACGACCGGTGCAACCTTGATGGGAGATTTGGGAGCTGAAAGCATTGACTTTCTGGACATAGTATTCCGATTGGAAAAGGCGTTTGGAATAAAGATTCCGCGAGAGGAGCTGTTTCCTGCCGAGAGTCTGATGAGTAATCCCGCGTTTATCAGTAACGGGAAATTGACCGGGGCAGGACTGGTTGAGTTGCGGGAGAAAATGCCGCATACCGACCTGGCCACATTCGAGAACGACCCGGATATCAATAAGCTGGGCGATTTGTTTACTGTCGGTGCGATTGTAAATTACATAGATACTAAGCTGAACGCTGCGTAA
- a CDS encoding NUDIX domain-containing protein has protein sequence MSEKPFALSVKVVILDKNGRCLLLKRSMSSKYNKGKWDLPGGKVDTNEDFEKALLREVAEETGLKISLEKVVGSAQSETPTKKVAYIILEGTIISGEVKLSDEHNEYIWVDQSNLAKMDLCKQFYHFAKIYSGSSSEQKRDSFD, from the coding sequence ATGTCGGAAAAGCCTTTTGCGTTATCAGTCAAAGTCGTGATACTTGATAAGAATGGCCGCTGTCTGCTTTTAAAGCGGTCGATGAGCTCCAAGTATAATAAAGGCAAATGGGATCTTCCTGGGGGTAAAGTCGATACAAACGAGGATTTTGAAAAAGCATTACTTCGCGAAGTGGCAGAGGAAACAGGTCTAAAAATATCACTGGAAAAAGTAGTCGGTTCAGCTCAATCCGAAACTCCCACTAAAAAAGTAGCATACATAATACTGGAAGGAACGATTATTTCCGGTGAAGTTAAACTCAGTGATGAACATAATGAATACATCTGGGTCGATCAGAGCAACTTGGCAAAGATGGACCTTTGTAAACAGTTCTACCACTTTGCTAAGATATATAGCGGTTCGTCTTCGGAACAGAAACGGGACTCGTTCGATTGA
- a CDS encoding RyR domain-containing protein: MPLSDSKLTNEELVRKKIKRYAKERPRYNKYAEILKVILEKAANRYAPLAIIQARAKTVASYAEKILRKIERYRLTDSDGNPLHPVTDLCGARVVTHTLSHVKAMSRFIEEHFEIDKENSVDLAKRLRANEFGYLSVHYIVRFRRGVFPTKEIPIKIPMDVYRLNAEIQVRTLLEHTWADIEHGLLYKSNINTHKKWEREFARLAAILEDADKSFERLEAAIKDYSSNYIAYMNRQEIKKEMAIQDIVLSVAPKDVEVAHRIAKLAMCLGDWQKAIRTLRPFENLDVGPILRDLGISECKLYKKNSRRFQLGQKRIEKAIELNPTDSDALSALGGTWKKISGKKAAAQYRRAYEIVPDDPYPLGNYLEYEIAKSKNLSPVSLAKPSLINAIKKCWNQIDIGVNIPWAYYDMGKFYLLLNEPYKSLDMYAKAVQLSTSAFMIEISLNSLNKVAVVRRFLTGYEWVYKLLQLSLAAKYPKKTSKYVLQVLKKRASGHVHKPVVIVAGKCASSMQKELRKYRNILFNAFRKFKGVVISGGTTSGISGFIGDIAGKHPNTIRAIGYIPRRLPKNTRLHKRYSRVRHTKGTNFSPLESLQSWTDIIVSGIDPANVKVIGIGGGTITASEYRIALALGAKVAVLDESSGEVAKIIQDDQWNTCKNLLPLPADSTTIGTFIRYDIPKLPSGVRDTIAMAIHRQYRQDQIGNLLTEKPSTSEWSNLPENLKESNRQQADHIFEKLDSVSLTVHKVRGRGIKLLKFSDKEVEILAEMEHARWNIERILDGWKLGPEKDLNKKVSPYLAPWEKLPEDVKEWDRQTVRKIPEYLAKVGLETRRKS; the protein is encoded by the coding sequence ATGCCGCTGAGTGATAGTAAACTTACCAACGAAGAGTTGGTTCGGAAAAAAATCAAACGGTATGCCAAAGAAAGACCTCGCTATAACAAATATGCGGAAATTCTTAAAGTGATTTTGGAGAAAGCTGCTAATCGATACGCTCCATTGGCTATTATCCAAGCCCGAGCAAAAACAGTAGCCAGCTACGCAGAAAAAATACTGCGTAAGATTGAGAGGTACCGACTGACAGACAGTGACGGCAATCCACTTCATCCTGTAACCGATCTCTGTGGAGCCAGGGTGGTTACTCATACTTTATCCCATGTAAAAGCCATGTCCAGATTTATTGAAGAACACTTTGAGATTGATAAAGAAAATAGTGTTGACTTGGCTAAGCGTCTTAGGGCTAATGAATTTGGATATTTATCAGTTCATTATATTGTACGATTCCGGCGTGGTGTTTTCCCAACAAAAGAGATACCTATTAAGATTCCCATGGATGTCTATAGGCTTAACGCAGAAATTCAGGTCAGAACACTTCTCGAACATACGTGGGCGGACATCGAACATGGCCTGCTTTATAAGAGCAACATTAACACCCACAAAAAATGGGAGCGTGAATTTGCTCGTCTCGCGGCGATTCTCGAAGATGCAGATAAATCTTTCGAAAGGCTTGAAGCAGCTATCAAGGACTATAGTAGCAATTACATTGCATATATGAATAGACAAGAGATCAAAAAGGAAATGGCTATACAAGACATCGTTTTGTCGGTAGCTCCTAAAGATGTTGAGGTTGCACATCGTATAGCCAAGCTTGCTATGTGTTTGGGGGATTGGCAGAAAGCAATTAGAACACTTAGGCCGTTTGAAAATCTGGATGTCGGGCCTATACTGCGTGACCTTGGCATTTCAGAGTGTAAGTTATATAAGAAAAATAGCAGAAGGTTTCAGTTAGGACAGAAACGTATAGAAAAAGCTATCGAACTTAATCCCACAGATTCCGATGCTTTGTCGGCACTTGGCGGCACATGGAAAAAAATCAGCGGGAAAAAGGCAGCGGCACAATACCGGCGTGCTTATGAAATAGTTCCGGATGATCCTTATCCACTCGGCAATTATCTAGAATACGAAATCGCCAAAAGCAAGAACCTTAGTCCCGTTTCGCTGGCTAAGCCAAGTTTAATCAATGCCATTAAAAAATGCTGGAATCAAATTGATATTGGTGTAAATATACCATGGGCTTATTACGATATGGGAAAGTTCTACTTATTGCTCAATGAGCCTTATAAAAGTTTAGATATGTATGCAAAGGCAGTACAACTTAGCACCTCTGCATTTATGATTGAGATATCATTGAATTCTTTAAATAAAGTTGCTGTTGTCAGGCGATTCCTTACAGGATATGAATGGGTATACAAACTTTTACAGCTTTCTTTAGCAGCCAAATACCCTAAAAAGACAAGTAAATATGTGCTCCAAGTGTTAAAAAAGAGGGCTTCTGGACATGTTCACAAACCTGTGGTGATAGTTGCTGGCAAATGCGCTTCGAGTATGCAAAAAGAACTTCGGAAATATAGGAATATCCTTTTCAATGCCTTTCGAAAATTTAAGGGTGTGGTAATATCGGGTGGTACGACATCTGGCATTAGCGGATTTATAGGAGATATAGCAGGAAAGCATCCCAATACCATCAGGGCTATTGGTTATATCCCTCGGAGACTGCCGAAAAATACAAGATTGCACAAACGCTATAGCAGAGTACGCCATACTAAAGGTACAAACTTTAGCCCCCTTGAATCCCTGCAAAGCTGGACGGACATTATTGTTTCAGGAATTGACCCTGCAAATGTTAAGGTTATCGGCATAGGTGGAGGTACGATAACAGCATCTGAGTATAGGATTGCATTAGCTTTAGGGGCAAAGGTCGCTGTTCTCGACGAGAGCAGTGGCGAAGTCGCAAAAATTATCCAAGATGACCAATGGAACACATGTAAAAATCTTTTACCTTTACCTGCCGATTCAACAACCATCGGCACTTTCATAAGATATGATATTCCTAAATTACCTTCTGGTGTACGAGATACCATTGCGATGGCTATTCACCGACAGTACAGACAGGACCAAATTGGAAACTTGCTTACGGAAAAACCTTCGACTTCGGAATGGAGCAATTTACCAGAAAATCTCAAAGAGTCTAATCGGCAACAAGCGGACCACATATTCGAAAAGCTCGACAGTGTCAGCCTAACCGTTCATAAAGTTAGGGGACGCGGAATTAAACTGCTGAAGTTCAGCGATAAAGAAGTTGAGATTTTAGCAGAAATGGAGCATGCCCGTTGGAACATTGAACGTATTCTGGACGGCTGGAAATTGGGGCCAGAAAAAGACCTTAATAAAAAGGTTAGTCCATATCTGGCACCTTGGGAGAAACTCCCTGAGGACGTCAAAGAGTGGGATAGGCAGACCGTTCGAAAAATCCCGGAATATCTGGCCAAAGTAGGCCTTGAAACTCGTCGGAAGTCATAA
- a CDS encoding TIR domain-containing protein, with the protein MKNVFVSYANEDREKVQKYVSRLENEPDIEVFWDRKIGKYGDDFLEVLAAQTTKADVLIVFVSQAGLKSRFVRREVLRADEREIRIIPVFLEAIPKSSASGLEIILVTQEKILEYLLGFEDSYKELVERIRRELYDTPSAKDCPIIAVMGRQGGVGKSTFITATADLIAMTGTNVLIIDMDTNTAGIAGYLTPRANRRPRVWTVLDATYAKTGGNIASNRDLGMWEVTPPFLHEKRFGQIFLIPGRHASDNRPGFEAVAGLKDRNLAAMEILEETMQRSAPAPIGAILIDSPADDTPLVSAGFALASYGYVICRPTIELARDLSRLDNIHQQRYPDNNVPSMHLIVNMATGKTKQLWDGMNASFVREDPTVRENVDKGTLDFNLVGLTSLYEDVLAVHHKHFLSTDQKLLPDELDVWVRPYIKVLVERNLSRKLMRNWWFRSKCLAGFMLLVLGVVMIGGFGYLGYHNINKGQPSYKLAVIQVDSRDTAEMAKQRIVKGEGFSKVAEELSTDLKTAAVGGVIDKPIAPLSPVPGIGVIEGLQSVLEKTLPGATCDQVFQVRGKFYLVRLVEKLASQTENAMRYQLARFVGALGLILGFILAGLSPFLYVKWRRRKALLVEISQRGADKRYLDELFRKSKETGALKWLKEIFKEAIEAEKQRLSG; encoded by the coding sequence ATGAAAAATGTCTTTGTCAGTTATGCGAATGAGGATCGAGAAAAAGTTCAAAAGTATGTCTCTCGTCTCGAGAATGAACCTGATATTGAAGTATTCTGGGATAGGAAGATAGGCAAATATGGAGACGATTTTCTTGAGGTATTAGCCGCTCAGACGACAAAAGCAGATGTATTAATCGTCTTTGTCTCACAAGCCGGTCTAAAGTCGAGATTTGTAAGGCGTGAAGTGCTGCGGGCCGATGAAAGGGAAATTCGAATTATTCCCGTTTTCTTAGAAGCTATCCCAAAGAGCTCTGCCAGTGGTCTTGAGATAATCCTGGTAACCCAAGAAAAAATACTTGAGTACCTCTTAGGTTTTGAAGATTCCTATAAAGAATTAGTTGAAAGGATACGAAGGGAACTATATGACACTCCATCCGCCAAGGATTGTCCAATTATCGCAGTTATGGGTAGGCAAGGAGGCGTCGGAAAATCAACATTCATCACTGCTACGGCCGACCTGATAGCCATGACGGGTACCAATGTCCTTATTATTGATATGGATACTAACACAGCCGGCATTGCTGGCTATCTGACACCACGTGCGAATCGGCGGCCACGTGTTTGGACTGTATTGGATGCTACATACGCAAAAACCGGAGGAAATATCGCGTCCAACCGAGACTTGGGAATGTGGGAAGTTACGCCACCGTTTCTTCACGAGAAACGCTTCGGGCAGATTTTTCTCATACCGGGCCGACATGCTAGCGACAACCGCCCAGGATTTGAAGCTGTGGCAGGCCTGAAAGATAGAAACCTTGCGGCTATGGAGATTCTCGAAGAAACAATGCAAAGAAGTGCACCAGCGCCAATTGGTGCAATCCTAATAGATTCACCAGCGGACGATACTCCTTTGGTAAGCGCAGGATTTGCCTTAGCCAGCTACGGTTACGTAATCTGCCGTCCTACCATCGAATTAGCACGTGACTTGTCTCGCTTAGACAATATTCATCAACAACGCTATCCTGATAACAATGTGCCGTCAATGCATCTAATAGTTAACATGGCCACTGGTAAGACAAAACAGCTCTGGGATGGCATGAACGCTTCCTTTGTACGTGAAGACCCCACAGTAAGAGAAAATGTGGACAAAGGCACCCTTGATTTCAATCTTGTTGGACTAACTTCCTTGTACGAGGATGTCTTGGCTGTTCACCATAAACACTTTTTGAGCACCGATCAGAAACTTCTGCCGGACGAGCTTGATGTATGGGTCAGGCCGTACATCAAAGTGCTCGTGGAACGCAATCTGTCACGGAAACTGATGCGAAACTGGTGGTTTCGATCCAAATGCTTGGCGGGCTTTATGCTGCTGGTGCTCGGAGTGGTGATGATCGGCGGCTTTGGATATCTTGGTTACCATAATATCAACAAAGGACAGCCCTCATATAAGCTTGCCGTGATTCAGGTTGACAGCAGGGACACAGCAGAAATGGCCAAGCAGAGAATCGTGAAGGGTGAAGGATTCTCAAAGGTCGCTGAAGAATTATCGACGGATCTGAAAACAGCGGCAGTTGGAGGTGTTATCGATAAGCCCATAGCACCACTGTCTCCAGTGCCTGGAATTGGCGTAATTGAAGGGCTCCAGAGTGTCCTTGAGAAAACGCTTCCTGGAGCGACATGTGACCAGGTATTTCAAGTACGGGGTAAATTTTACCTGGTTCGCTTAGTCGAGAAGCTTGCTTCTCAAACCGAAAACGCCATGCGATACCAGCTTGCGCGATTTGTTGGAGCACTTGGATTGATTCTCGGTTTCATTCTAGCGGGGCTTTCTCCATTCTTATATGTGAAGTGGCGTCGTCGGAAGGCGCTGCTTGTAGAGATTTCCCAAAGAGGCGCGGATAAACGGTATTTAGATGAACTCTTCCGAAAATCCAAAGAAACCGGAGCATTGAAGTGGCTTAAGGAAATCTTCAAAGAGGCGATTGAAGCCGAGAAGCAGAGATTGAGTGGTTGA
- a CDS encoding beta-hydroxyacyl-ACP dehydratase yields MRWIWIDKFVEFHSGESAVAVKNVTLAEEHLHDHFPGFPVMPESLMIEAMAQTSGILVGEANRFKEKVILAKIKKCVFFDYVKPGDTLKLYAKIESIAPEAASTSGRITCEDKLIAEIDLMFSHIDQNLAGKEFPKENFVFTDTFKSLLHGLSIDKGDSGTTESGQD; encoded by the coding sequence ATGCGCTGGATATGGATTGATAAATTTGTTGAGTTTCACAGCGGCGAGAGTGCTGTGGCGGTAAAAAATGTAACGCTCGCCGAAGAGCACTTACATGACCATTTCCCCGGCTTTCCTGTTATGCCGGAGAGTTTAATGATAGAAGCGATGGCCCAGACGTCGGGGATACTTGTCGGGGAGGCAAACCGTTTTAAGGAAAAGGTGATTCTTGCAAAGATAAAGAAGTGCGTCTTCTTCGACTACGTCAAGCCAGGCGATACACTAAAATTATATGCGAAGATTGAAAGCATCGCCCCCGAAGCGGCAAGCACAAGCGGCAGGATTACCTGTGAAGATAAATTGATTGCCGAGATAGATTTGATGTTCAGCCATATTGACCAGAACCTGGCCGGCAAAGAGTTCCCGAAAGAAAATTTCGTGTTCACTGACACGTTCAAATCACTTCTGCATGGCCTGTCTATTGATAAAGGTGATTCCGGCACGACGGAATCAGGACAAGATTGA